In one Shewanella loihica PV-4 genomic region, the following are encoded:
- a CDS encoding sugar O-acetyltransferase yields MEEVSEFDKMVSGQEYNCLDGELQSRWQARQQANAEMNRRGEVDNELLPHLDAKAVVKLPLYISYGQNLHVAPQVFINVNVTLQDNAPITIGRQTMIGPNVQCYTANHPLDAARRCQGWELAEAIHIGERVWIGGGAIILPGVTIGDEAVVAAGAVVTKDVPPKTVVGGNPARVIRHLEA; encoded by the coding sequence ATGGAAGAAGTGAGCGAATTTGACAAGATGGTTAGCGGCCAGGAGTACAACTGCCTCGACGGCGAGCTGCAGAGCCGTTGGCAGGCGCGGCAACAAGCTAATGCCGAGATGAACCGCCGCGGGGAAGTGGACAATGAGCTGCTGCCTCATCTGGACGCCAAGGCTGTGGTTAAGCTGCCGCTCTATATCAGCTATGGGCAGAATCTGCATGTCGCGCCTCAGGTGTTCATCAACGTCAATGTCACCTTACAGGACAATGCCCCCATCACCATAGGACGCCAGACCATGATAGGGCCAAACGTGCAGTGCTATACCGCCAACCATCCGCTGGATGCGGCGCGTCGCTGTCAGGGCTGGGAGCTGGCCGAGGCTATCCATATCGGCGAGCGGGTTTGGATAGGCGGCGGGGCGATCATTTTACCGGGCGTAACCATAGGTGACGAGGCCGTTGTCGCGGCGGGCGCCGTGGTCACTAAAGATGTCCCTCCTAAAACTGTAGTGGGCGGTAATCCGGCGCGGGTGATACGCCACCTTGAGGCGTAA
- a CDS encoding DUF3069 domain-containing protein yields MSKPSQEYQAIAEQASLNVCNTVIPMDKVPANLLEAYANLFNELLSDEEEKFAAAWNALPASAKGLIGQAEFHGFYIANSWLQLSRVAQDIAELADSDEAIEEKEYNNIFTRLADASLKESVKKLKKARTDRALLNSIKAVIAGR; encoded by the coding sequence ATGAGTAAACCCAGTCAAGAATATCAGGCGATCGCCGAGCAGGCGTCGCTGAATGTATGCAACACAGTGATCCCCATGGATAAGGTGCCGGCGAATCTGCTGGAGGCCTATGCCAATCTGTTCAATGAGCTGCTCAGCGATGAAGAGGAGAAGTTCGCGGCTGCCTGGAACGCCTTGCCTGCCAGCGCCAAGGGGTTAATCGGCCAAGCCGAATTCCACGGCTTCTATATCGCTAACTCTTGGTTGCAGCTTAGCCGTGTCGCCCAGGATATTGCCGAGTTGGCCGACAGCGACGAGGCGATCGAGGAGAAGGAGTACAACAACATCTTCACCCGCCTGGCGGACGCCTCGCTCAAAGAGAGTGTGAAGAAGCTGAAGAAGGCGCGCACCGACCGCGCCCTGCTCAACAGCATCAAGGCGGTCATCGCCGGCCGATAA
- a CDS encoding GGDEF domain-containing protein, protein MSQAQEDSAEEIDAIFKKFDQGEYKDQQAIKEALGYLTANITADDMERYLKLQTVLCWNNYDITKQQALKDAIAFADLKLLTEGVAASAEATTDLKLCRAFMHQLLGKVDIALEEYNKVVAEAYLIESPRLIADSRSLRGAIYSFQGNFAQALEDLITAQHLYESLNLQHWAIYNLTELATSYRRFGDPQTAIKYYRKLEKGFEDTGDKDGANAIKTEIGFALEELGEYEAALKKHKEAYQYWRDTLGEEASAHTAVNVAGVLIQLHRQGEAKPYLDAAQKSITPDQGASYSFMRLYQAQSALTNGQYQQALDYIDMAEETFKQIKNARGLEQLHMVHSQIFVAEKDWKQAYEALLSYIQTHKSLDATQQTNRTTEMRTRFNTEQIERENQQLLELQKIKENELVILKQNKYLQLAVIVLGCIIMIILSIVAYKQSQKSKLLSILALTDHLTQLPNRRYTYSKGEGYFKSKDEGHQPLSIILFDADHFKKVNDKYGHDIGDKVLIALANISNGLMRKQDLVGRVGGEEFLVILPGTTAEQALNVAQRLVTTVESSNFDDVYMNFKLTISAGIACTDGDKSFEHLLKRADDALYRAKSSGRNCAILDT, encoded by the coding sequence TTGAGCCAAGCGCAAGAAGATAGCGCCGAAGAGATAGACGCCATTTTTAAAAAGTTCGATCAGGGCGAGTATAAAGATCAGCAGGCGATCAAAGAGGCGCTCGGCTACCTGACAGCAAATATCACTGCCGACGACATGGAGCGTTACCTCAAGCTGCAGACGGTACTTTGCTGGAACAACTACGACATCACCAAACAGCAGGCGCTCAAAGATGCCATCGCCTTTGCCGATCTGAAACTGCTCACCGAAGGGGTCGCCGCCTCGGCGGAGGCCACCACAGATCTCAAGCTGTGCCGCGCCTTCATGCACCAATTACTTGGCAAGGTCGATATTGCCCTGGAGGAGTACAACAAGGTTGTCGCCGAAGCCTACCTGATAGAATCGCCACGTCTCATTGCCGACTCGCGCTCACTGCGCGGCGCCATCTACTCTTTTCAGGGTAACTTTGCCCAGGCGCTAGAGGATCTAATCACCGCCCAGCACCTCTATGAGTCCCTCAACCTGCAACACTGGGCCATCTACAACCTCACCGAGTTGGCCACCAGCTACCGCCGTTTCGGCGATCCTCAGACGGCAATAAAATATTATCGCAAGCTGGAGAAGGGCTTCGAAGATACCGGCGATAAAGATGGCGCCAACGCCATCAAGACGGAGATAGGCTTCGCCTTGGAGGAACTTGGCGAATATGAGGCGGCGCTAAAAAAGCACAAGGAAGCCTACCAATACTGGCGTGATACTCTGGGCGAGGAAGCCAGTGCCCACACGGCGGTGAATGTCGCCGGCGTGCTGATTCAGCTGCATCGTCAAGGGGAGGCCAAGCCCTACCTGGATGCGGCGCAGAAAAGCATCACCCCGGACCAAGGCGCCAGCTACAGCTTCATGCGTCTGTATCAGGCGCAATCTGCCCTCACCAATGGCCAGTATCAACAGGCGCTCGACTATATCGACATGGCTGAGGAGACCTTTAAGCAGATCAAGAATGCCCGCGGCCTAGAACAGCTGCACATGGTGCACAGCCAAATCTTCGTCGCCGAGAAAGACTGGAAACAGGCCTATGAGGCGCTGCTGAGCTACATTCAGACCCATAAGTCGCTGGATGCCACCCAGCAGACCAACCGCACCACAGAGATGCGCACCCGCTTCAATACCGAGCAGATAGAGCGCGAGAACCAGCAGCTGCTCGAACTGCAGAAGATCAAAGAGAACGAGCTGGTGATCCTCAAGCAGAACAAGTACCTGCAGCTGGCGGTGATCGTCCTGGGCTGCATCATAATGATCATTCTCTCCATCGTCGCCTACAAACAGTCGCAGAAGTCCAAGCTGCTCTCAATCCTGGCGTTGACGGACCACCTGACCCAGCTGCCCAATAGGCGCTATACCTACTCTAAGGGTGAGGGTTACTTCAAATCTAAGGATGAGGGCCACCAACCCCTGTCGATCATACTGTTCGATGCCGACCACTTTAAGAAGGTCAACGATAAGTATGGCCATGACATCGGCGACAAGGTGCTCATCGCCCTGGCCAACATTAGCAACGGACTGATGCGCAAACAGGATCTGGTGGGTCGGGTTGGCGGCGAAGAGTTTTTGGTGATCTTACCCGGCACCACGGCCGAGCAGGCCCTCAATGTGGCTCAGCGCTTGGTGACCACAGTGGAGAGCAGCAACTTCGATGACGTCTACATGAACTTCAAGCTCACCATCAGTGCTGGTATCGCCTGCACAGATGGCGACAAGAGCTTCGAGCATCTGCTAAAACGCGCCGACGATGCCCTCTACCGCGCCAAGTCATCCGGCCGTAACTGCGCCATATTAGATACCTAA
- a CDS encoding M13 family metallopeptidase translates to MKKVFVGGVCASLILGLSACNSDQAEVKAPETAKTETAVAVQQALTSGIDFANFDKSVRPQDDFYAYVNGTWIKNTEIPGDRTSTGAFYDLREKSRDDVKAIIEEVAATPNLKAGSDEQKVADLYRSFMDTEQLDKLGIKPIQGELDKIAALENKDQLVEYFAHSQMIGGGTPLAFYIDIDSKDSSRYATHIWQYGLSLPEKDYYFNEAERFVNIRKAFVAHIEKMFTLAGLPNAKESAEHILALETAIASRHWDVVETRDSTKTYNLYQVADLPKLAPDINWNGYLKTLGADKQADIIVNQPSFIEGFNEVLQANDLSVWKTYMTWQTLTHFAGDLSTDLDRENFEFFSKKLNGQAEQQPRWKRGVSTVNNLLGEVVGKVYVKRHFKPEAKHRMQELVENLRRAYGESIDGLEWMSPDTKVAAKDKLAKFDPKIGYPDRWENYDKLTIKADDLVGNSMRASELSHEKDLEKLGAPIRKWEWHMTPQTVNAYYNPTMNEIVFPAAILQPPFFNMEADDAVNYGGIGAVIGHEMGHGFDDQGAKFDGEGNMRDWWTEQDLKEFAARGKALVDQYNGYSVFDDLNVNGELTLGENIGDLSGVTIAYKAYKMSLNGKEAPVIDGLTGDERFFIGFGQIWRAKIKEEAMRNRVATDPHSPAKFRALGALSNMPEFYTTFDVKQGDAMYIEPAQRVKIW, encoded by the coding sequence ATGAAAAAAGTGTTCGTTGGAGGGGTTTGCGCCTCTTTGATTCTTGGTCTTAGCGCTTGCAACAGCGACCAGGCAGAAGTTAAGGCCCCGGAAACCGCCAAGACAGAAACCGCAGTAGCGGTACAACAGGCCCTGACCTCGGGTATCGATTTTGCTAACTTCGACAAGTCGGTACGTCCGCAAGATGATTTTTATGCCTACGTTAACGGCACCTGGATCAAGAACACAGAGATCCCAGGCGATCGCACCAGCACAGGCGCCTTCTATGACCTGCGTGAGAAGTCTCGTGACGATGTTAAAGCCATCATCGAAGAAGTGGCGGCTACCCCTAACCTGAAGGCGGGCAGCGACGAGCAGAAGGTTGCCGACCTGTATCGCTCTTTCATGGACACAGAGCAGCTAGACAAGTTGGGCATCAAGCCGATTCAGGGTGAGCTGGACAAGATCGCCGCTCTGGAGAACAAAGACCAGCTGGTGGAATACTTTGCCCACAGCCAGATGATTGGTGGCGGCACGCCGCTGGCTTTCTACATCGACATCGACTCTAAAGATTCTAGCCGTTACGCCACTCATATCTGGCAATACGGCCTGAGCCTGCCTGAGAAGGATTACTACTTCAACGAAGCCGAGCGTTTCGTCAACATCCGTAAGGCGTTTGTGGCCCACATCGAGAAGATGTTCACCCTGGCCGGTCTGCCAAACGCGAAAGAGAGCGCCGAGCATATCCTGGCGCTGGAAACCGCTATCGCCAGCCGCCATTGGGACGTCGTCGAGACCCGCGACAGCACTAAGACCTATAACCTTTACCAGGTGGCCGATCTGCCTAAGCTGGCGCCGGACATCAACTGGAACGGTTACCTCAAGACCCTAGGCGCTGACAAGCAAGCCGACATCATCGTCAACCAGCCAAGCTTCATCGAAGGTTTCAACGAAGTGCTGCAGGCTAACGATCTGTCTGTGTGGAAGACCTACATGACCTGGCAGACGCTGACTCACTTCGCTGGCGATCTGAGCACAGATCTTGACCGTGAAAACTTCGAGTTCTTCTCTAAGAAACTCAATGGCCAGGCTGAGCAACAGCCACGCTGGAAGCGCGGCGTGAGCACGGTAAACAACCTGCTGGGTGAGGTTGTGGGTAAGGTTTACGTGAAGCGTCACTTCAAGCCTGAAGCCAAGCACCGCATGCAGGAGCTGGTTGAAAACCTACGTCGCGCCTATGGCGAGAGCATCGATGGCCTGGAGTGGATGAGCCCAGACACTAAAGTCGCGGCCAAAGACAAGCTGGCTAAGTTCGATCCTAAGATTGGTTACCCAGATCGCTGGGAAAACTACGACAAGCTGACCATAAAGGCCGATGACCTGGTAGGCAACAGCATGCGCGCCAGCGAGCTGAGCCATGAGAAGGATCTTGAGAAGCTAGGTGCGCCAATCCGTAAGTGGGAATGGCACATGACACCACAGACGGTGAACGCCTACTACAACCCAACCATGAACGAGATCGTCTTCCCGGCGGCAATTCTGCAACCTCCTTTCTTCAACATGGAGGCAGATGACGCGGTGAACTATGGCGGTATAGGCGCGGTGATCGGTCACGAGATGGGCCATGGCTTCGATGATCAGGGCGCAAAGTTCGACGGCGAAGGCAACATGCGCGACTGGTGGACAGAGCAAGATCTGAAAGAGTTTGCTGCGCGCGGTAAGGCGCTGGTAGATCAGTACAATGGTTACTCGGTATTCGACGATCTGAATGTTAACGGTGAACTGACGCTGGGTGAGAATATCGGCGACCTGTCAGGCGTAACCATCGCCTACAAGGCTTACAAGATGTCACTCAATGGTAAGGAAGCACCGGTTATCGACGGCCTGACCGGCGACGAGCGTTTCTTCATCGGCTTTGGCCAGATCTGGCGTGCCAAGATCAAGGAAGAGGCGATGCGTAACCGCGTGGCGACCGATCCACACTCACCGGCTAAGTTCCGTGCCCTGGGCGCGCTGTCTAACATGCCTGAGTTCTACACCACCTTCGACGTTAAGCAGGGCGATGCCATGTACATCGAACCCGCTCAGCGTGTGAAGATCTGGTAA
- a CDS encoding alkyl/aryl-sulfatase — MRHLNFVVAVASLVIALPSLAATQAKPATPHTQKANAAVLKELPFQDKQDFENAKRGFMAKPDVVTIKDAKGNVVWDLEQYKTYIADDKSAPDTVNPSLWRNAQLGMHHGLYQVTEGIYQIRGFDLTNITFIKGDKGWIVFDPLISPETAKAALDFINQEVGTRPVVAVVYSHSHIDHYGGATGLVSLDEVESGKVSIIAPEHFTEHAVSENVIAGNAMGRRAVYMYGALLPRNAKGGVNGGLGMTVSTGLAGLLLPTHEITKTGERLTIDGIDMVFQLTPGSEAPAEMNTWFPQAKALWMAENTTNTMHNILTLRGAQVRDALIWSSFLDETIDLWGDQAEVKFQSHHWPMWGNDKIIPYFKKQRDIYKFTHDQSVRLMNQGFTGEEISEMISLPKELEQSWSTRGYYGTLRHNSRAVYQRYMGWYNGNPANLNNLPPEAVAKKYVQFMGGEAEVIRKARASFDEGEYRWVAEVMKHAVFANPKSIDAKELLADALEQLGYQAESGPWRSVYLQGAYELRNGVPAAGGTQTATPDTIRAMTPEMLFDYLAVRLDAAKAEGKQFDIEIAFSDLDSLYTLTVENAVLHHSKRKVEQPDVKLVMSMKTMNSIQLKELSFDDAIASGEVKLTGDKALFTSFLGMLDDFNFWFNIVMP; from the coding sequence ATGCGCCATCTTAATTTCGTTGTTGCGGTAGCTTCACTCGTTATTGCACTGCCGTCGCTGGCTGCAACCCAGGCCAAGCCTGCGACGCCCCACACCCAGAAGGCCAATGCTGCGGTTCTCAAAGAATTGCCATTTCAAGATAAACAAGACTTTGAAAATGCCAAGCGGGGCTTTATGGCAAAGCCTGATGTCGTCACCATTAAAGACGCTAAGGGAAATGTTGTTTGGGATCTTGAGCAGTATAAAACCTATATTGCAGACGATAAGTCAGCACCTGATACGGTCAACCCCAGCCTATGGCGCAATGCCCAGCTTGGAATGCACCACGGCTTATATCAGGTGACAGAGGGGATCTATCAGATACGTGGCTTCGATCTTACCAATATCACTTTCATCAAGGGGGACAAGGGCTGGATTGTTTTTGATCCGCTCATTTCACCTGAGACCGCCAAGGCGGCCCTCGATTTTATCAACCAGGAAGTCGGTACACGTCCCGTGGTGGCGGTTGTTTATAGCCATAGCCATATCGATCACTATGGCGGTGCAACTGGACTGGTCAGCTTGGATGAGGTTGAGTCGGGCAAGGTGTCTATCATAGCCCCCGAGCATTTTACCGAGCATGCGGTATCGGAGAACGTGATCGCGGGCAACGCCATGGGACGGCGCGCCGTCTATATGTATGGTGCCCTCTTACCACGTAATGCCAAGGGCGGCGTAAATGGCGGCCTGGGGATGACGGTATCCACAGGATTGGCCGGACTGCTGCTACCCACCCATGAGATCACCAAGACAGGCGAAAGGTTGACCATAGATGGCATTGATATGGTATTTCAATTGACGCCGGGCAGTGAGGCGCCTGCGGAGATGAACACCTGGTTTCCTCAAGCTAAGGCTCTGTGGATGGCCGAGAACACCACAAATACCATGCACAACATCTTAACCCTAAGGGGCGCGCAGGTGAGGGATGCACTCATTTGGTCGAGTTTTCTGGATGAGACTATTGACCTCTGGGGAGATCAGGCTGAGGTGAAGTTTCAGAGTCACCATTGGCCAATGTGGGGCAATGACAAGATTATTCCCTACTTCAAGAAACAACGAGATATCTATAAGTTTACCCATGATCAATCTGTGCGTCTGATGAACCAAGGTTTCACCGGGGAAGAGATTTCGGAGATGATTTCACTGCCAAAAGAGCTGGAACAGAGTTGGTCTACCCGCGGTTACTACGGTACCTTGCGTCACAACAGTCGCGCCGTCTATCAGCGTTATATGGGATGGTATAACGGCAATCCGGCTAACCTTAACAATCTGCCGCCAGAAGCCGTCGCTAAGAAATATGTTCAGTTTATGGGGGGCGAAGCTGAGGTCATCCGTAAGGCGAGAGCCTCCTTTGATGAGGGGGAATACCGTTGGGTAGCAGAGGTGATGAAGCATGCCGTATTTGCCAACCCCAAAAGCATCGACGCTAAAGAGTTGTTAGCCGACGCGTTAGAGCAGCTTGGGTATCAGGCTGAATCTGGCCCGTGGCGCTCAGTATACCTGCAAGGGGCATATGAGCTGAGAAATGGTGTCCCGGCGGCCGGTGGAACACAAACGGCCACGCCCGACACGATCCGAGCCATGACTCCCGAGATGTTGTTTGACTATCTGGCAGTGAGACTAGATGCCGCCAAGGCGGAAGGAAAGCAGTTTGATATAGAGATCGCCTTTTCCGATCTCGACAGCCTTTATACCCTCACCGTTGAGAATGCGGTGTTGCATCACAGCAAACGTAAGGTGGAGCAACCCGATGTTAAGCTGGTCATGAGCATGAAGACCATGAACAGCATTCAATTGAAGGAGCTGAGTTTCGATGATGCGATTGCCAGCGGCGAGGTGAAGCTAACTGGCGATAAGGCCCTGTTTACCTCGTTCCTCGGGATGTTAGACGACTTTAACTTCTGGTTTAACATCGTCATGCCTTAG
- a CDS encoding dodecin: MSHTYKIIELVGSSPISSDEAIKNAIASASQSLHHLRWFQVVETRGHLEAGLIAHWQVTVKVGFTLD, encoded by the coding sequence ATGAGTCATACCTACAAGATCATCGAACTCGTTGGTTCCTCGCCCATCAGTTCGGACGAGGCGATTAAGAATGCCATCGCATCGGCCAGTCAGTCGCTGCATCATCTGAGGTGGTTTCAGGTGGTCGAGACCCGGGGACACCTGGAGGCTGGGCTGATCGCCCACTGGCAGGTGACGGTCAAGGTGGGCTTTACCTTAGACTAG
- a CDS encoding substrate-binding periplasmic protein — protein MIWSSVRLNSLTGLSLAGLSLASLLLTGMSLLLSSRPVGAASLRMLTEEWAPMSYQEQGLPMGYGVSLVQRLAKELGEEANIEVLPWARAFAIAEGQANVLLFATSLNEQRSRDFDFVGPIATTSISIYAKADDRVNPASVAELDALGSVGVYRGSLGESILTRQGVEHLTVASFPQQSARQLQHDRIRFWCQADLAVERLLAEVNMGLDEVHPVLELAQIDLYLAFSKGTDPERVSRWHEALVKLQASGEMARLYHAWFPKLNPPSRIELLKHGD, from the coding sequence TTGATCTGGAGTAGCGTGCGGCTTAATTCGCTGACTGGCTTATCACTAGCCGGTTTATCACTGGCCAGCTTATTACTGACCGGCATGTCGCTGCTCTTGTCATCCCGGCCTGTCGGGGCGGCATCGTTGCGCATGCTCACCGAAGAGTGGGCGCCCATGAGCTATCAGGAGCAGGGGCTTCCCATGGGCTATGGCGTCAGCCTGGTGCAGCGTCTTGCCAAGGAGCTCGGTGAGGAGGCCAATATCGAGGTGCTGCCCTGGGCCCGCGCCTTTGCCATCGCAGAGGGTCAGGCCAACGTGCTGCTGTTTGCCACCTCCCTTAACGAGCAGCGCAGCAGGGATTTCGATTTCGTCGGTCCCATAGCCACCACAAGTATCTCTATCTATGCCAAGGCCGATGACAGGGTGAACCCCGCCTCGGTGGCCGAGCTGGACGCTCTGGGCAGCGTCGGCGTCTATCGCGGCTCTCTGGGAGAATCTATCCTGACCCGTCAAGGAGTCGAGCACCTGACGGTGGCCAGCTTTCCACAGCAGTCGGCGCGCCAGCTACAACATGACAGGATACGTTTCTGGTGTCAGGCGGATCTGGCGGTGGAGCGTCTGTTGGCCGAGGTGAATATGGGGCTGGATGAGGTGCATCCCGTACTGGAACTGGCGCAGATAGACCTCTACCTGGCCTTCTCAAAGGGGACCGACCCTGAGCGGGTGAGTCGCTGGCATGAGGCTTTGGTTAAGTTACAAGCCTCAGGAGAGATGGCCCGCCTCTATCATGCTTGGTTTCCCAAGCTAAATCCCCCGAGCCGTATCGAGCTGCTTAAACACGGCGACTAA
- the queG gene encoding tRNA epoxyqueuosine(34) reductase QueG, with the protein MSDHSPLSPQALQQLALKIKTWGKALGFAQIGICDTDLRAEEPKFQAWLDKGYHGEMGYMESHGMMRARPQELHPGTVRVISARMDYLPPEAGFATHLKDPNLAYISRYAGGRDYHKMIRNRLKKLGQQIEAELETLGLERPNYRPFVDSAPILERPLADKAGLGWTGKHSLLLNHEAGSWFFLGELLIDLPLPVDIPVQADCNTCVACIKSCPTNAIVEPYVVDGRRCISYLTIELQGAIPEEFRPLMGNRIYGCDDCQLVCPVNGEAPLTQESDFHTRDPLKHPELLTLFAWNEAEFLKFTEGSAIRRIGHKRWLRNIAIALGNAPASQEIIAALEARRESDEVDEMVREHIDWALTRQRLGDYQANRKTQRVIRTVEKGLPRDA; encoded by the coding sequence ATGTCAGACCATAGCCCCCTCTCGCCTCAAGCGTTACAGCAGCTCGCCCTCAAGATTAAAACCTGGGGCAAGGCGTTAGGCTTTGCGCAAATCGGCATCTGCGACACGGATCTTCGCGCCGAAGAGCCCAAGTTTCAGGCCTGGCTCGATAAGGGCTATCACGGTGAGATGGGCTACATGGAGAGCCATGGCATGATGCGCGCGCGCCCACAGGAGCTACATCCGGGCACAGTGCGAGTCATCTCGGCGCGTATGGATTACCTGCCGCCGGAGGCGGGTTTCGCCACCCATCTCAAGGACCCCAACCTGGCCTATATCTCGCGCTATGCCGGTGGCCGTGACTATCACAAGATGATCCGCAATCGCCTGAAGAAGCTGGGACAACAGATTGAAGCCGAGCTGGAAACCTTAGGGCTCGAACGCCCAAACTATCGCCCCTTTGTGGATTCGGCGCCGATTCTGGAGCGCCCACTGGCCGACAAGGCAGGACTTGGCTGGACAGGCAAACATAGCCTGCTGCTCAATCACGAGGCCGGGAGCTGGTTCTTCCTCGGTGAACTCCTGATCGACCTGCCACTACCAGTAGACATTCCGGTGCAGGCCGACTGCAACACCTGCGTCGCCTGCATCAAGTCCTGCCCCACCAACGCCATCGTCGAGCCCTATGTGGTGGACGGCAGACGCTGCATCTCCTATCTCACCATAGAGCTTCAAGGGGCGATCCCCGAAGAGTTCAGGCCTTTGATGGGCAACCGCATCTATGGCTGTGACGACTGTCAGCTGGTGTGTCCGGTCAATGGCGAGGCGCCGCTGACCCAGGAGAGCGACTTCCACACCCGGGATCCGCTCAAACATCCAGAGCTGCTCACCCTCTTCGCCTGGAACGAGGCCGAGTTTCTGAAGTTTACCGAAGGGAGCGCCATCCGCCGTATCGGCCACAAGCGTTGGCTGCGCAACATAGCCATCGCGCTGGGCAATGCACCGGCTTCACAGGAGATCATCGCCGCCCTCGAAGCACGCAGGGAAAGCGATGAGGTAGATGAGATGGTGCGCGAGCATATCGACTGGGCACTGACGCGCCAGAGGCTTGGCGACTATCAGGCCAACCGTAAAACACAGCGGGTGATCCGCACCGTCGAGAAGGGACTCCCCAGAGACGCCTAG
- the rsuA gene encoding 16S rRNA pseudouridine(516) synthase RsuA has translation MRLDKFISESTQLTRSLAKKALHRGEVTVDGQVIKDGSFKLNESQQVCLDGEPISLIGPRFIMLHKPADTLCSTVDEVYPSVLNLLDLPHKEDLHIAGRLDADTTGLVLITSDGQWSHRVTSPKRECGKTYLVQLADPLKAEWVEQFATGLALRSEEGLTKPATLELLGSHEARLTITEGKYHQVKRMFAAVGNKVVGLHRESVGEIVLDESLAPGEWRYLTEAEIASVK, from the coding sequence GTGCGTCTAGACAAATTTATCAGCGAATCCACCCAGCTCACCCGCTCTCTGGCCAAGAAGGCCCTGCACAGGGGCGAAGTGACCGTTGATGGTCAGGTTATCAAAGATGGCAGCTTCAAGCTAAATGAGAGCCAGCAGGTCTGTCTGGACGGCGAGCCTATCTCGCTGATTGGGCCGCGTTTTATCATGTTGCACAAGCCGGCGGACACCCTCTGCTCCACCGTCGATGAGGTCTACCCTTCTGTGCTCAACCTGCTCGACCTGCCCCACAAAGAGGATCTGCATATCGCCGGACGCCTGGACGCAGATACCACGGGCCTGGTACTGATCACCAGTGACGGCCAATGGTCCCACAGGGTCACCTCGCCGAAACGCGAATGCGGTAAGACCTATCTGGTGCAGCTTGCCGATCCCCTCAAGGCCGAGTGGGTCGAGCAGTTTGCCACCGGGCTGGCGCTGCGCAGCGAAGAGGGACTCACCAAACCGGCTACGCTTGAGCTGCTGGGCAGCCACGAGGCGAGACTCACCATTACCGAAGGTAAGTATCATCAGGTGAAGCGGATGTTTGCCGCCGTCGGCAACAAGGTGGTGGGACTACACAGGGAATCTGTTGGCGAGATAGTGCTGGACGAGAGTCTGGCACCGGGTGAATGGCGCTACCTGACAGAGGCTGAGATAGCCTCGGTAAAGTAG